A part of Miscanthus floridulus cultivar M001 chromosome 6, ASM1932011v1, whole genome shotgun sequence genomic DNA contains:
- the LOC136457181 gene encoding uncharacterized protein produces the protein MENIRLPSMPSMRGATWEVDAPHCQGCSVQFTFFTRKHHCRRCGGVFCNSCTQQRMVLRGQGDSPVRICDPCKKLEEAARYELRYGHKNIAARATTKATSKPEDEILSEILGGCGVQIQVSGKESLNSEFPGISAISASSSGSSSRRTTANLSMDTNGDERLSAEAHDFDLNNTASVFTPEELRQQAVEEKKRYKTLKSEGKPDEALRVFKHGKELERQAAALELELRKSRRMATRAENVAAAVSTPTTDSFDESETKKYSAGKRVKKEKNDLASELRDLGLSDADLRDETKAAPMSVEGELSQLLREVAPKSSEGKKTGGIDKSQVNALKRQALLLKREGRLAEAKEELKKAKILEKQLEEQEILGEAEDSDDDLAAIIRNMDDDKHDDVWMDDPNLPAFNFEQILGASNDLAIDGHFDVTDDDMNDPDMAAALKSFGWSEEDDKQLEHHEPVSSSNQDVLKEQVLALKKEVVANRRSGNVAEAMTLLKKAKLLEKDLETEEPESKVASLEGQKTMLAEDVTFAGMTARPVLAHRSKLAIQRELLALKKKALALRREGKVDESEEELKKGSLLEKQLEELENASKPPVVKETRSFASNPPYKVEPPSLNLADEGYEPEVTDNDIQDPALLSMLKNMGWEDVDTDSAKRNDNPSICSHVVHQKSLKTKVQLQKELLGIKRKALALRREGKNIEAEEELEKAKVLEQQLAEINSTASQGVTTAGHQIVENKFDVQHVSSIDATVPTSSVTKTMKWDDILQVHGSEPGISVDSLGDSPSKLQVETTGSKQIHVAKESSDGASSALWPAYTNSVGSEKGSHSPSELRVRKEPHKTHGDDILTDEILFHKRKAVAFKREGKMAEAREELKLARLLEKRLEGAQQDSMDGGDNSITPAGEQSTVVQQRASSGVASGPPAQESKSMQPQRAMSSQDRLKIQRESLAHKRNALKLRREGKIAEADAEFELAKELESQLEEPDNQGSSSGGKSGEPNDAMVEDLLDPQIMSALKSIGWSDMDSSMQSSSAQPPKHLRTSKSQPPQKVEVKPAITVTIKPHSERSQLEEQIKVEKQKALNLKREGKQAEALEALRSAKRLEKKLSSL, from the exons ATGGAGAATATTCGGTTGCCTTCGATGCCGTCCATGCGAGGCGCCACCTGGGAGGTGGATGCACCTCACTGCCAGGGCTGTTCTGTTCAGTTTACCTTTTTTACTAGGAAG CACCATTGCCGAAGATGTGGGGGTGTATTCTGCAATAGCTGCACCCAGCAAAGGATGGTTTTACGTGGACAGGGCGATTCACCTGTTAGAATCTGTGATCCTTGCAAAAAGCTTGAGGAAGCAGCACGCTATGAATTGAGATATGGACACAAAAATATAGCTGCAAGAG CTACCACAAAAGCAACCTCAAAACCAGAAGATGAAATTCTAAGTGAAATTCTTGGAGGTTGTGGAGTGCAGATCCAGGTTTCTGGCAAGGAATCTCTGAATTCTGAGTTTCCTGGGATAAGTGCAATCAGTGCCAGTTCCTCCGGATCCAGTTCGAGAAGAACTACTGCTAATTTGAGTATGGACACAAATGGAGATGAGAGACTTTCTGCTGAAGCACATGATTTTGACCTCAACAACACTGCATCTGTTTTTACCCCAGAGGAGTTGCGCCAACAAGCTGTAGAAGAGAAGAAAAGGTACAAAACTTTGAAATCAGAAGGTAAACCGGATGAAGCACTGCGGGTTTTCAAGCATGGCAAAGAACTTGAGAGGCAAGCTGCAGCGCTTGAATTAGAATTGAGAAAGAGCCGGAGAATGGCTACAAGAGCTGAGAATGTAGCTGCTGCAGTTAGTACCCCAACGACTGATAGTTTTGATGAGTCTGAAACAAAAAAGTATTCAGCTGGGAAAAGGGTCAAGAAAGAAAAGAATGATCTTGCCTCTGAGCTTAGAGACCTAGGCTTGTCAGATGCAGACCTTCGTGATGAAACGAAGGCAGCCCCTATGAGTGTGGAAGGAGAGCTGTCACAGCTTCTTAGAGAGGTGGCCCCTAAATCATCAGAGGGCAAAAAAACAGGTGGTATTGATAAATCTCAGGTTAATGCTCTGAAGAGGCAAGCCTTACTGCTGAAGCGGGAAGGTAGACTTGCTGAAGCAAAAGAAGAGCTGAAGAAGGCTAAAATCTTGGAAAAACAACTAGAGGAACAGGAGATTCTGGGTGAAGCAGAAGACTCGGATGATGATTTGGCTGCCATTATTCGGAACATGGACGATGATAAGCATGATGACGTATGGATGGATGATCCAAACTTGCCTGCTTTTAACTTTGAACAAATTCTGGGTGCCTCTAATGATCTTGCCATTGATGGACACTTTGATGTTACGGATGATGACATGAATGACCCAGATATGGCTGCTGCCCTAAAATCATTTGGCTGGAGTGAGGAGGATGACAAACAATTGGAACATCATGAGCCTGTTTCTTCTTCAAATCAAGATGTGCTAAAGGAGCAAGTGCTTGCTCTTAAAAAAGAGGTTGTTGCAAACAGAAGGTCTGGTAATGTTGCAGAAGCCATGACCTTGCTTAAGAAGGCAAAACTACTTGAGAAGGATCTGGAAACTGAAGAGCCAGAATCAAAGGTTGCTTCTCTAGAGGGACAGAAAACTATGCTTGCAGAAGATGTCACTTTTGCAGGGATGACTGCACGACCTGTATTGGCACATAGAAGTAAGCTAGCAATTCAGAGAGAACTGTTGGCTCTGAAGAAGAAGGCACTAGCTTTGAGGAGGGAAGGGAAGGTGGATGAGTCtgaggaagagctgaagaaaggtagccttctagaaaaacagcttgaagaacTTGAGAATGCTTCCAAACCACCTGTAGTAAAGGAAACCAGGAGCTTTGCATCTAATCCCCCATACAAGGTTGAACCCCCAAGTCTCAATCTTGCTGATGAGGGGTATGAACCTGAGGTTACAGACAATGACATTCAGGATCCAGCATTGCTATCCATGCTGAAAAATATGGGGTGGGAAGATGTTGATACTGATTCTGCAAAAAGAAATGACAACCCATCGATTTGTTCACATGTAGTTCATCAGAAATCATTAAAAACTAAGGTTCAGCTTCAGAAGGAATTGCTTGGTATAAAAAGGAAGGCTCTTGCACTCAGAAGGGAAGGGAAAAACATAGAAGCCGAGGAGGAACTGGAGAAGGCTAAGGTCTTGGAGCAGCAACTTGCAGAGATCAACTCGACTGCTAGTCAAGGTGTTACTACTGCTGGACATCAGATTGTGGAAAATAAATTCGATGTTCAGCATGTCTCTAGTATTGATGCAACTGTACCCACATCTTCAGTAACAAAAACAATGAAATGGGACGATATATTGCAGGTGCATGGATCTGAACCTGGTATATCTGTGGATAGTCTGGGTGATTCTCCAAGCAAACTTCAGGTTGAGACAACTGGTTCTAAACAAATTCATGTGGCAAAGGAAAGTAGTGATGGAGCATCGTCAGCCTTGTGGCCAGCTTATACTAATTCTGTGGGATCTGAAAAAGGGTCACATTCACCTTCTGAACTACGTGTTCGTAAAGAGCCTCATAAAACACATGGAGATGATATTCTTACAGATGAGATCTTATTTCATAAGAGAAAAGCAGTTGCCTTCAAGAGAGAAGGGAAGATGGCAGAAGCTAGAGAAGAACTGAAACTGGCAAGACTCTTAGAAAAACGCCTTGAAGGTGCTCAACAAGACAGCATGGATGGTGGTGATAACTCCATTACTCCTGCTGGGGAACAGAGCACCGTGGTCCAACAACGTGCTAGTTCTGGCGTGGCCTCTGGCCCTCCTGCACAAGAGAGCAAGTCGATGCAACCTCAAAGGGCAATGTCCAGCCAAGACCGTCTCAAAATCCAACGTGAATCCCTAGCTCACAAGCGCAACGCCCTCAAGTTACGGAGAGAAGGAAAGATTGCAGAAGCAGATGCAGAATTTGAACTGGCCAAGGAACTAGAGAGCCAACTGGAAGAGCCAGACAACCAAGGTTCAAGCTCCGGAGGCAAGTCAGGCGAACCAAACGACGCGATGGTGGAGGATCTTCTTGATCCTCAAATCATGTCCGCCCTAAAATCCATCGGTTGGAGCGACATGGATTCATCCATGCAATCTTCTAGTGCACAACCTCCTAAGCACCTGCGGACTTCAAAAAGTCAGCCTCCACAGAAAGTGGAAGTGAAACCAGCCATCACAGTGACCATCAAGCCTCACAGCGAGAGAAGTCAGCTTGAAGAACAGATCAAGGTGGAGAAACAGAAGGCACTCAACTTGAAGCGGGAAGGGAAGCAGGCGGAGGCCTTGGAGGCCCTTCGCTCAGCAAAGCGACTGGAGAAGAAGTTGTCCTCACTTTAG
- the LOC136459973 gene encoding uncharacterized protein, which produces MAQSMRMVALALVALLVVAASLPAATAYGCYDDCYERCANGKTDPACTKMCNQACGTTDQGATGGAAAGAAGGPPA; this is translated from the coding sequence ATGGCCCAGAGCATGAGGATGGTGGCGCTGGCCCTGGTGGCCCTCCTGGTGGTGGCGGCGTCGCTGCCCGCGGCCACCGCGTACGGCTGCTACGACGACTGCTACGAGCGGTGCGCCAACGGCAAGACCGACCCCGCCTGCACCAAGATGTGCAACCAGGCGTGCGGCACCACGGACCAGGGCGCGACCGGCGGCGCCGCCGCTGGTGCCGCCGGCGGCCCCCCGGCTTGA
- the LOC136459972 gene encoding G-type lectin S-receptor-like serine/threonine-protein kinase LECRK1 has product MALPTPMLSLLALATLLSVPAPGAAQQQTTNVTSGNSLQAAAGAAWPSPSGRFAFGFYATDGGLAVGVWLATTPNITVTWTANRNDTPSTGGALWLTYDGRLVWTGPADGQDRNLAVPSRPAAAAAMRDDGSFMLYDANGTMVWSTFAAPTDTLLPGQDLVPGAQLFSSVSLTNTATGRYRLTNQLNDGNLVLYPVQTENTADAAYWATGTFQIGFPLTLRLDATGVLYVTGNNGNYTKNLTRPGAARSPAETQVFYRVTLDPDGVLRLYRHAVASGGAWTTSAQWIGPDDRCHVKGACGLNSYCILGRDAQPDCRCPPGFDFIDAANAPLGCTETTGTGDCATAGSGATASMVAMQNMSWADTPYAVLGAGTSAADCQAACVADCLCAAVLLNNNDGTCTKQQLPLRYGRAGGGYTVFVKNAAGSPAIGGGDRRVGRSVTVALVCIGVLTFVSLAALVVAARLVLANRRTTAELDAGEALDEEAPLRSYSYQELEDATWSFREPLGRGAFGTVFRGTLPHNGEKAIAVKRLEKMVEEGEVEFQREVRAIGRTSHRNLVRLLGFCHEGANRLLVYEYMSNGSLAERLFKSGRGPPVWSERMGIALDVARGLHYLHDELDSRVIHCDVKPQNILMDASGTAKIADFGLAKLLLPEQTRTFTGVRGTRGYLAPEWYRGAGPVTVKADVYSYGVVLLEIVTCRRSMELEEAGEERTLMECAHEWLVRGEVTRVVGVDEAVDAAEVERAVKVALWCAQAEPQARPAMRSVILMLEGLVEVPFPPPPASS; this is encoded by the coding sequence ATGGCTTTACCCACCCCCATGCTATCGCTGCTCGCGCTCGCCACGCTTCTTTCCGTGCCCGCGCCAGGTGCCGCGCAGCAGCAGACCACCAACGTCACCTCGGGGAACTCCCTGCAGGCGGCCGCGGGCGCCGCCTGGCCGTCCCCGTCGGGCCGCTTCGCCTTCGGCTTCTACGCCACGGACGGGGGACTCGCGGTGGGCGTCTGGCTCGCTACCACCCCCAACATCACGGTCACGTGGACGGCCAACCGCAACGACACGCCGTCCACGGGCGGCGCGCTCTGGCTCACCTACGACGGCCGCCTTGTCTGGACGGGCCCCGCCGACGGCCAGGATCGGAACCTCGCGGTGCCGTcccggccggccgccgccgccgccatgcgcgACGACGGTAGCTTCATGCTCTACGACGCCAACGGGACCATGGTCTGGTCCACCTTCGCCGCGCCCACCGATACCCTGCTCCCGGGCCAGGACCTCGTCCCCGGCGCGCAGCTCTTCTCCAGCGTCTCGCTCACCAACACAGCCACGGGGAGGTACCGCCTCACCAACCAGCTCAACGACGGTAACCTCGTCCTGTACCCGGTCCAGACGGAGAACACCGCGGACGCAGCGTACTGGGCCACCGGCACGTTCCAGATCGGCTTCCCGCTCACCCTGCGCCTCGACGCCACCGGCGTGCTCTACGTCACCGGCAACAACGGCAACTACACCAAGAACCTGACGCGGCCCGGGGCCGCGCGTTCGCCCGCCGAGACACAGGTCTTCTACCGCGTCACGCTCGACCCCGACGGGGTCCTCCGCCTGTACCGCCACGCCGTCGCGTCTGGGGGCGCGTGGACGACCAGCGCCCAGTGGATCGGGCCGGACGACCGGTGCCACGTCAAGGGCGCGTGCGGGCTCAACAGCTACTGCATCCTCGGCCGCGACGCGCAGCCCGACTGCCGGTGCCCGCCGGGGTTCGACTTCATCGACGCCGCCAACGCACCACTCGGGTGCACCGAGACCACGGGCACCGGTGACTGCGCCACGGCTGGTTCTGGTGCTACTGCTAGCATGGTCGCGATGCAGAACATGTCGTGGGCGGACACACCGTACGCCGTGCTTGGCGCGGGCACGAGCGCCGCCGACTGCCAGGCCGCGTGCGTTGCCGACTGCCTCTGCGCTGCCGTGCTGCTCAACAACAACGACGGCACCTGCACCAAGCAGCAGCTCCCGCTCCGGTACGGTCGTGCGGGCGGCGGGTACACTGTGTTCGTCAAGAACGCCGCGGGAAGCCCAGCGATCGGCGGCGGGGACCGCCGCGTCGGGCGCTCGGTCACCGTCGCGCTGGTCTGCATCGGGGTCCTGACGTTCGTGTCGCTAGCCGCCCTCGTGGTGGCGGCGCGGCTAGTCCTTGCGAATCGGAGGACGACCGCGGAGCTGGACGCAGGGGAGGCCCTGGACGAGGAGGCTCCCCTGAGGTCGTACAGCTACCAGGAGCTGGAGGACGCGACGTGGAGCTTCCGCGAGCCGCTGGGCCGCGGCGCGTTCGGCACGGTGTTCCGGGGCACGCTGCCGCACAACGGCGAGAAGGCGATCGCCGTAAagcggctggagaagatggtggaGGAGGGGGAGGTGGAGTTCCAGCGGGAGGTGCGCGCCATCGGGCGGACGAGCCACCGGAACCTGGTCCGGCTGCTGGGGTTCTGCCACGAGGGCGCCAACCGGCTGCTGGTGTACGAGTACATGAGCAACGGGTCGCTGGCGGAGCGTCTGTTCAAGAGCGGCCGCGGACCGCCGGTGTGGAGCGAACGGATGGGCATCGCGCTGGACGTCGCACGCGGGCTGCACTACCTCCACGACGAGCTGGACAGCCGGGTGATCCACTGCGACGTGAAGCCGCAGAACATCCTGATGGACGCGTCGGGGACGGCCAAGATCGCCGACTTCGGGCTGGCGAAGCTGCTTCTGCCGGAGCAGACGCGGACGTTCACGGGTGTCCGCGGCACGCGCGGGTACCTGGCCCCCGAGTGGTACCGCGGCGCCGGGCCCGTGACGGTGAAGGCGGACGTGTACAGCTACGGCGTGGTGCTGCTGGAGATCGTGACGTGCCGGCGGAGCATGGAGCTGGAGGAGGCCGGCGAGGAGCGGACGCTCATGGAGTGCGCGCACGAGTGGCTGGTGCGCGGCGAGGTGACGCGGGTGGTGGGCGTCGACGAGGCCGTGGACGCCGCAGAGGTGGAGCGGGCGGTCAAGGTGGCGCTGTGGTGCGCGCAAGCGGAGCCGCAGGCGAGGCCCGCCATGCGGAGCGTCATCCTGATGCTGGAAGGGCTCGTTGAGGTGCCgttcccgccgccgccggcctcctcCTGA